In Chitinophagaceae bacterium C216, the genomic stretch TTAGCGTGCGCAATGCCTGAACTTATTTTCAGTTTATCATTGATGGCATAAGCTAGGGATACGCCATATCCCATATCCACGCCTAGATCACTAAATACAGGCGATACATATAAACTAGGCTGCCATTTTCTATTTTTTTCGCTATGTCTTTTTTCTGAGGTGGTTGCCAGCAAGGCATTTCGATTATCCTGTTGCGGAAGCACTCTTTTTTCCTCAGGCTTGTCTGTGACAATTCTGTTCTTCCAAAAATCAACGACGTGATTATTTTGATCAGGCTGCCGTTCTGTCTTAGGCTGTGTAGGAGCTTGACTGGGAACCGTCTCTGGTACTTGCGTTTGAGCCACAAGGGGTACTTCCTGGGGCGCTTGTACTTGTGGTATTGCGACTGTATGGGTTGTAGTTGCCGGTACAGAGGATTGAGCAGCAGGAGTAGGCTGCGATGTATTGGCCTGAGCCGATAAGCCTGAGCGGTCAGAAAAAACAGTTTCTGTGTCTGTTTGGAACTGCTGTGAAGGTGTATCCGTGGTTGGAAGCTGCTGTACTATAGGGAGCTCAGATGATTTTATATTAATACCCTCTTGTGATACGTGGAAAATACGGGAAAATAGAAAGACGCCGGTGATGACAGCGGCTGCCGCAGTGGCCCATTTCCACAGAGGAATTATGGGGTGCTTAGGAAGCGGGGAGGGGGCGGCTGTGTGGCTATAGGCCTTAAAGCGCTCCCATGCACCTTCCTCGTACGGCTCCTCATGGTTCCGCAACACTTGCCTTATATGGTTAAAAATATCGTCGTCGCGTTCTTTCATCGCTTAAAAGTTTTCTATATAAAGGGCTTTCAGTTTATTTTTAGCTCTTGACAGATAAGAGCGGCTAACATTTTCGGGAATAGACAGCATAACGGCTATTTCCTGATGCGAAAACCCTTCTATTTCATACAAATTAAAAATGGCTCTTTGTGTTTGGGGTAATGCATTTAAGAGTTTTAAAATATCTTTTATCTCACTACTTGAGGATTGTTCATATGCTATACTGCTATGATTGATGTCTGAAATATCATCCTTATTAAAGTCGATTTTCTTTTTACGTAAAAAGTCGATTGCTGTTCTTGACGCGATTTTTGCAATCCAAGCTTTGAATGATGTGGATACATTGGTAGCTTGGCCCAATGCCTGAAAGGATGATAAGTTGTTAAATATCTTTATAAAACTGTCGTTTACAATTTCTTCTGCATAATGAAAATCAGTTACATAGCGGGTCACTACGCCTTTAACATAGCCGTAAAAGCTTTTGTAAAGCGTCTCTTTATGATGCTCTATATTGTTTTGGCATCCCTTTAAGATATCGAGCAGTGCTTCGCCGCTTTGTGCCAATTTGTTATCCGATTTATTGAGTTGGCTCGTCTTTACTGATTCTCGCTGGTATATCGGTGGAGATTCACTCAACATACTTTCAACTTTTATCTGATCTATCAACCGTATACCTTGATTGGTAGTTTAAATATCTGTACAAACTCTCAATTCCCCAAACCCGTTTTTACTTAAAAGATCAGCCCTCTACATTAATAGGGCTGATCTAAGTTTTCATTTAAGAATACGGTTTTGCGATCGAATATTTAGTGGGCGAAAGCTTCTAATCTTATACGGGTGCCATCTTCCGCATTACCATTAATATAACCGCCTGTCCATACGGTATAGATGCGTCCCTTATACAAGTTTATGGGATCCAAAGTGGCCAGAAGGGCTGTTTGCCCATTTCTTCTAACTTCAAAGATTACATTGCCTGCCGAAGGATAGCTGAAGAACTGGCTGGCCGTTTTGTAGGTAATGTTGGTAGCAATAGGCGTATTGTTGCCCTTTACATACAAATCCAGTCCGGGTGCATCAGGACTCATGTTGGCGAAACGAAGGCGAACAGAGTCTTTGCCTGCAGCACGGGTACTGTCTCTCAGCACCACTGCGTCCATATTTGCAGCAGTGTCGGTGATAAATACACTGTAATATTTTCCAGCCTCAAAGGTGAGGTTTTTGGTAAAGATTGGACTTGAGCTGGGGGCACTAGCGTGATATACCTTGAATACACGGTTGCCGGTATAAGCACGGAAATAATCCACCCGGTCTGTGTAATTAAAATAATTTACACCCAGACGATTGTTGTCGAGTGCTACATCTAATGCAGGCAGGCCTGCCGAAGCATGTACAACACCTACGGCTGCTGCTTCAGGGAGATAATAGTGGTCATCATCCTTATTACAAGACGCCATTACCAACATCGCTGAAGCGAGAAGTGTAATACTAATGCTATTGATTTTAAACATTTTACGCATATCTTTAATCAGGTTTTTATAAAATGAGTTTGTATAAAATACGGATCAGCTGATTCACTTAATAGTGACGCTGTCACCATTGAAAATGCAACATTTTATTTCAAAATTATTTTCATGACACGAAGGGATGCCTATAATCTGCCATTTTTGCATAATCCAGTCTTCGGCACAATCATTGACAATAAGATTCTGTCGCAATGAATGCGGTACATCTTAAAGAAATAATGATAATCTAAATATTATATTATGGGTAAAATTATTGGTATAGACTTAGGTACCACCAA encodes the following:
- the sigE_2 gene encoding ECF RNA polymerase sigma factor SigE; translation: MAQSGEALLDILKGCQNNIEHHKETLYKSFYGYVKGVVTRYVTDFHYAEEIVNDSFIKIFNNLSSFQALGQATNVSTSFKAWIAKIASRTAIDFLRKKKIDFNKDDISDINHSSIAYEQSSSSEIKDILKLLNALPQTQRAIFNLYEIEGFSHQEIAVMLSIPENVSRSYLSRAKNKLKALYIENF